Proteins co-encoded in one Streptomyces sp. NBC_01283 genomic window:
- a CDS encoding serine hydrolase domain-containing protein, whose protein sequence is MEHNGWADERFGAVADAFARNFTESGELGASVAVFVDGRQVVDLWGGIADERTGRAWDEHTVVPVFSCAKGVVSVCVHLLAQEGRLDLDAPIALHWPEFAHGGKEAITPRMILAHRAGLPVLERTLSFDEITAWTPVVRAIEEQEPLWEPGAAHEYHGHTFGFVLGELIRRVTGLTPSAYFRRAIGDGLGLRTWIGLPDEEVAHLARLAEAEGRPGNPDPESLVMRIVTMNGAFTFPGLDAPHGWNDPALLCAEIPGAGAVSSARSLATLYAATATGVDGSARLLTRETVTDALRELTAGPSWSGFPDLGARWGSGFLLDAPRFRPMLGARSFGNDGSGGQFAFGDDEFGVGFAYTANRMIGHGDARSARLIGAVRECLSAA, encoded by the coding sequence GTGGAGCACAACGGGTGGGCCGACGAACGGTTCGGGGCGGTCGCGGACGCCTTCGCACGGAACTTCACCGAGTCCGGTGAACTCGGCGCGTCCGTCGCGGTGTTCGTCGACGGGCGTCAGGTCGTCGACCTGTGGGGCGGCATCGCGGACGAGCGGACCGGGCGCGCCTGGGACGAGCACACGGTCGTCCCGGTGTTCTCCTGCGCGAAGGGCGTCGTCAGTGTCTGCGTCCATCTCCTCGCCCAGGAGGGCCGCCTGGACCTCGACGCCCCGATCGCCCTGCACTGGCCGGAGTTCGCCCATGGCGGCAAGGAGGCGATCACGCCGCGCATGATCCTCGCGCACCGCGCCGGACTGCCCGTCCTGGAGCGCACCCTGAGCTTCGACGAGATCACCGCGTGGACGCCGGTGGTCCGCGCGATCGAGGAGCAGGAGCCGCTCTGGGAGCCGGGTGCCGCCCACGAGTACCACGGGCACACCTTCGGCTTCGTCCTCGGCGAGCTGATCCGCCGCGTCACGGGCCTCACCCCTAGCGCGTACTTCCGTCGGGCCATCGGCGACGGCCTCGGCCTGCGGACCTGGATCGGCCTGCCCGACGAGGAGGTCGCCCACCTGGCCCGGCTCGCCGAGGCCGAGGGCCGACCGGGGAATCCGGACCCCGAGTCCCTGGTCATGCGGATCGTGACGATGAACGGCGCCTTCACCTTCCCCGGTCTCGACGCGCCGCACGGCTGGAACGACCCGGCGCTGCTGTGCGCCGAGATTCCCGGCGCGGGCGCGGTGTCGTCGGCGCGCTCACTGGCGACGCTGTACGCGGCCACGGCGACGGGAGTCGACGGCTCGGCGCGACTGCTCACCCGGGAGACGGTGACCGACGCGCTGCGCGAACTCACCGCGGGCCCCTCCTGGTCGGGCTTCCCTGACCTGGGTGCCCGCTGGGGTTCGGGCTTTCTGCTCGACGCCCCGCGGTTCCGGCCGATGCTCGGCGCGCGCAGCTTCGGCAACGACGGCTCGGGAGGCCAATTCGCCTTCGGGGACGACGAGTTCGGGGTGGGATTCGCCTACACCGCGAACCGCATGATCGGCCATGGCGACGCCCGGTCCGCGCGGCTCATCGGCGCGGTCAGGGAGTGCTTGTCGGCAGCGTGA
- a CDS encoding alpha/beta fold hydrolase: MTPAIENFSYRRVPVTEGSEVSDGVSLNVAVGGSGPPLVLLHGFPQTHLMWRHVAADLAADHTVICPDLRGYGASDKPAETDGSTYSKRTMAADVVAVARALGHDRFALAGHDRGALVAFRAGLDHPDAVTHLACLDVLPTLDMWDVMHGVTASVGFHLYLMAQPPGLPEELIAAAPDAFFGHFLDVWTNDPRAIPADARAAYLDACRAAVPSIVADYRASAGADVEHDRADRDSGSKLRMPVAVLQQDWGAALGFDAAELWGAWAPDLRHTAVTCGHFMAEEAPAEIAAALRDLLSRPA, from the coding sequence ATGACCCCAGCCATCGAGAACTTCAGCTACCGGCGCGTGCCCGTCACGGAGGGCTCGGAGGTGTCGGATGGCGTCTCGCTGAACGTGGCCGTCGGCGGCTCCGGCCCGCCGCTCGTGCTGCTGCACGGCTTCCCGCAGACCCATCTGATGTGGCGGCATGTCGCCGCCGACCTCGCCGCGGACCACACGGTGATCTGCCCGGACCTGCGTGGTTACGGAGCGAGTGACAAGCCCGCGGAGACCGATGGCAGCACGTATTCCAAGCGCACCATGGCCGCCGACGTCGTCGCCGTGGCCCGCGCGCTCGGCCACGACCGTTTCGCGTTGGCCGGGCACGACCGCGGCGCCCTGGTCGCCTTCCGCGCCGGGCTCGACCATCCCGACGCGGTCACTCACCTGGCCTGCCTCGACGTGCTGCCCACGCTGGACATGTGGGACGTGATGCACGGCGTCACCGCATCCGTCGGTTTCCACCTGTATCTGATGGCCCAACCCCCGGGCCTGCCCGAGGAGTTGATCGCCGCCGCCCCGGACGCGTTCTTCGGTCACTTCCTCGACGTCTGGACGAACGACCCGCGGGCGATCCCCGCCGACGCGCGCGCCGCCTACCTGGACGCCTGTCGCGCCGCCGTGCCCTCGATCGTGGCCGACTACCGTGCCTCCGCCGGTGCCGACGTCGAGCACGACCGGGCCGACCGGGACAGCGGCAGCAAGCTGCGGATGCCGGTCGCCGTGCTCCAGCAGGACTGGGGCGCCGCGCTCGGCTTCGACGCGGCGGAGCTGTGGGGCGCCTGGGCACCGGACCTGCGGCACACCGCTGTCACCTGCGGCCACTTCATGGCGGAGGAAGCGCCCGCCGAGATCGCCGCCGCGCTGCGGGACCTCCTCTCCCGTCCCGCGTAA